The Bradyrhizobium barranii subsp. barranii genome segment TCCGCAGCGTCTCCGCGAACCGCGAGAACGGGTGCTCGACGACGTAGCTGGATATGTTTCCTTCCGGATGATCTGCCGAAGCCCTCGCCGCGCGGATGTCGGGAAGAACGCCGAGGCATTTCACCCCGAGCTGATCCTCGACGTCGCTCGGAGATCGCAGCACGTCGCTCATCAGTTCCTTCGTGAAGGCCGCCCCGAAGCCGAAACAGAGACCGCCGAGCAGGCCGCCGACCAGCGCCAGCAGCGTCTTGGGCGAGCTCTTCTTGTCGGGTTTGACCGCCGTGCCGATGATGCGCGCTTCGCTGATCGGGAAGCTCTGGTTCTGCGTCGCGTTCTGCAGCTTCTCGAGGAAGTTGTTGTAGAGGTTACGATAAGTATCCGCCGCGCTTTCGAGGTCGCGCAGCTTGACCTGCGCCTGACTCGTGCTGCCGGCCTGGGATACGAGATTCTTGAGATTCTCCTCAAGCGCCGTCTCGCGGCTCTTGGCGATCTCGTACTCGCTGCGATATGCGTCCGCGATACGACGGACCTCGTCCGCGATCGCCTTGCGCAGCTCTTCCATGCGGTTGGCGAGGTTGACGGCCGCCTGGTGGGTCTTGCCGTAACGGCTCGACCAGTCGGCATATTGCGCCGCCAGGTCGAGATATTGGGCGCGCAGGCGCGTGATCACCGTGTTGTTGAGTGCGTCCGTCACGGTCGGCTGGACGAGATCCTTGTCGAGCAGCGCCTCGATCCGATCAAGGCGGGCCTTGGCCTCGGCGGTCGCGGCATGAGCGGCAATAAGCTGAGAGTTGACGTCCGCAAGCTGTTGCTCGCTCATCAGACCCCGGCTGGTGCCCACGATGTTGTTTTGCGCCTTGAACGTCTGCACGGCGCGGTCGCTCGCCGTCGCCTGTTCACGCAGCTCGGCGCTGCGTTGCTGGAGCCACTCGCCGGCGCGCTTGGTCGACTGGTATTTCGCCTCCAGTGCGCCGACGATGTATGCGTCCGCAATCGCGTTGGCGATCTGCGCAGCCTTGTTCGGATCGATCGAGCGGTAGTTCATCGAGAGGACATAGGTCGTCAGCACGCGCTCGACCTTCAGGTTCTTCTGGAGAAGCTCGACCGCGCCGCGCTCGACCCGCTCCTTGCTCGGAGGACCGTCCGACCCGAACATCGAGATGACCTTGCCGATGACCAGCGGAATCAACCCGGGATCCGAGCCGTTGAACTCCGGATCCTCGGTGAGCTTCAGCTTACGGACGATCGACAGGAGCAGGTCGTCAGACTGGAGAATCTCGACCTGGCTGTCGACGAAGCCCGGGTCGATCAGCGCGTTGGCGGTTCCGCTGTCCTTGTCCAGTACCTGGGTTTGGCGCGTGTCCATCAGGATGCGCGCATTTGCCGTGTACATCGGCGTTGCCACGATCAGGTAGACGAGAACGATCGCGAGCGTACCGGCCACGATGGCGACGATCAGCGGCCATTGGCGGCGTACGATGTCCAGAGCGCGCTCGGCGCTGAGCGTCGTGCCACCGACCTCGATGGCATATCTCGGGCGTTGCGGAAACTGATCTCGTGGCTGAAACATCTCTGGGAATCTTGAGGTTGTCACTCGGGAAGGGGAACGGGTTTGAACGGGTCGGCGAGTTCGGTCTTCCACTCACCCGACATCAGACCGGCGCTCGCACCCGGACCCGCCGGTGCATTGCTGGCCGTGGCCGGGCTTCCCGGAACGGGGGCAGCCGCCGCGTCCTGATCCGTGAGATATCCTTTGAGGACGGACCCGTCGTGCAGCTTGGCAACGAATTCGCTGATCCGGCGCGCGACGTCGGGCTTGGTCGCGATGCAGCGCTCTTCGGCACGGTGAAGCCCGGCGCCGATTGCGACACGGTCGGCCTGGCTCGCCTGGCGCAGCATGTCCCGAACCGGATCGAGCGCGGCTATGTCGGTCACCAGCAATCCGGTGAGCCGGCCCGAAAGCTTGTCCCTGTCGTTCTTCGACTGTCGCAACAAAACCGAGGGGTCCGAGACGAATGCGCTGACCGCGGACGACGGCGCTCGT includes the following:
- a CDS encoding GNVR domain-containing protein; this translates as MFQPRDQFPQRPRYAIEVGGTTLSAERALDIVRRQWPLIVAIVAGTLAIVLVYLIVATPMYTANARILMDTRQTQVLDKDSGTANALIDPGFVDSQVEILQSDDLLLSIVRKLKLTEDPEFNGSDPGLIPLVIGKVISMFGSDGPPSKERVERGAVELLQKNLKVERVLTTYVLSMNYRSIDPNKAAQIANAIADAYIVGALEAKYQSTKRAGEWLQQRSAELREQATASDRAVQTFKAQNNIVGTSRGLMSEQQLADVNSQLIAAHAATAEAKARLDRIEALLDKDLVQPTVTDALNNTVITRLRAQYLDLAAQYADWSSRYGKTHQAAVNLANRMEELRKAIADEVRRIADAYRSEYEIAKSRETALEENLKNLVSQAGSTSQAQVKLRDLESAADTYRNLYNNFLEKLQNATQNQSFPISEARIIGTAVKPDKKSSPKTLLALVGGLLGGLCFGFGAAFTKELMSDVLRSPSDVEDQLGVKCLGVLPDIRAARASADHPEGNISSYVVEHPFSRFAETLRNIKVSIDVARLSREVKIIGILSSLPKEGKTTVAANFGHLTALTGHRTLLIDGDLHTRSLTRALAPHSKTGLVEALKDPRSFGYHIQRSKESGLDFLPSVVASRMVNSADVIASKAMADLLAVVREEYEYIVIDLAPVMPVTDAKAVSHLVDAMVYVIEWGRTTRNALQESMASSEGIQKKLLGAVLNRANPKMLKRIEAYKGSHYNSYYVEGA